Proteins co-encoded in one Aethina tumida isolate Nest 87 chromosome 7, icAetTumi1.1, whole genome shotgun sequence genomic window:
- the LOC109601706 gene encoding facilitated trehalose transporter Tret1-like, giving the protein MKSIIKSKYIYFVVFTVNIVAFSTGTLMFSTSSQISKLSDIKNSPLGREITSNEESWIGSLISVGGILGPVMLGFLSSKIGKRYSVLSLAVPFAFATLTYAFAETIYLFFIARVISGIGIASTFSLVILYVAEISDTQKRGLFSSSFIIFLSLGMLYAYCVSPYTSLKVYNLTVTVFPVLFAILGIYIIPESPFYLVANGREEEAIEVLTKLREADANIKEEIQVIKDALTKNTEQASIKDMFSTKAARLAFFLSILLVVSQQFSGMAVILAYTEQIFKETNSTLTPAESSIIIGVVGFLFSPLAPMLTDKFGRRFLLLSSISGNVLMLVVIGLYFFLKDNGTNVDSISWLPIVCVVIFIFFNTFGLFSLIWPIISELLPQNVKSQGAGVMSLLSNLSGFVVTFLFPIMQDSMGLAGLFWFYGGVILVTGIYFYFKLPETRGKSMQEIQDILSS; this is encoded by the exons ATGAAATCTATAATCAAATcgaagtatatttatttcgtCGTATTTACAG tCAATATTGTCGCATTTTCCACTGGGACGCTGATGTTCAGCACATCCTCACAAATTTCCAAACTGAGTGACATCAAAAACAGCCCTTTGGGTAGGGAGATAACCAGCAACGAAGAAAGTTGGATTGGCTCATTGATTTCAGTCGGAGGAATTTTAGGACCGGTGATGTTGGGGTTCCTGTCATCAAAAATCGGAAAACGCTACTCTGTCTTATCGTTAGCTGTGCCCTTCGCGTTTGCAACACTAACATATGCCTTTGCAGAAACGATTTATCTGTTTTTTATTGCTAGAGTTATCAGTGGCATAGGTATTGCTTCGACATTTTCCTTAGTTATATTGTACGTGGCGGAGATATCAGACACACAGAAAAGGGGATTGTTTTCCTcatcttttataatatttttgagctTGGGAATGTTGTACGCATATTGCGTATCACCATATACATCACTGAAAGTTTACAACTTGACTGTGACCGTGTTTCCTGTACTATTTGCGATTCTAGGCATTTACATTATTCCAGAATCGCCTTTCTATTTAGTGGCCAACGGGAGAGAAGAGGAAGCAATAGAAGTGCTTACCAAGCTGAGAGAGGCAGATGCTAACATAAAGGAAGAAATACAAGTTATTAAAGATGCTCTCACTAAGAACACCGAACAAGCTTCTATTAAAGATATGTTTAGTACAAAAGCGGCAAGGTTAgcattttttctttcaatattattgGTAGTCAGTCAGCAATTTTCTGGAATGGCTGTTATTTTGGCTTATACCgaacaaatatttaaggaaACAAACAGTACTTTAACACCTGCAGAatcttcaattattattggcgtggtaggatttttattttcacccCTTGCTCCAATGCTGACTGATAAATTTGGTAGAAGATTTTTGCTCTTATCGTCCATTTCTGGCAATGTATTAATGCTAGTAGTTATAGGattgtattttttcttaaaagacaATGGCACTAACGTAGATTCAATATCTTGGCTACCTATAGTGTGtgtagttatatttattttctttaacacATTTGGattattttctctaatttGGCCAATAATTTCTGAACTACTACCCCAAAATGTTAAGTCACAAGGTGCCGGCGTTATGAGTCTGCTCTCCAATTTATCAGGATTTGTGGTTACTTTCTTGTTCCCGATAATGCAGGACTCAATGGGATTGGCAGGACTTTTTTGGTTCTATGGAGGAGTTATTTTGGTGACCGggatctatttttatttcaaattgccAGAGACTAGAGGAAAGAGCATGCAGGAAATTCAAGATATTCTTTCTTCGTAG